A single region of the Hippoglossus hippoglossus isolate fHipHip1 chromosome 17, fHipHip1.pri, whole genome shotgun sequence genome encodes:
- the LOC117778128 gene encoding desmoglein-2-like isoform X3, whose amino-acid sequence MAPLLRCCVFSLLLFFLTLDPGAAEGNGPRLQRQKREWVVAPRKLKENHDYTGLLSIAKIRSDREYNRTIYYSLSGRGVDQPPIGRFSVDSKNGFIKVHSLLDREDIAIYHLKGVAKFKDGTYAENDINVTITVEDVNDCIPVITVAQVGSVNESSAEGTVVMRVNATDCDEPNTAHTKLFYSIDEESNRDGMFYINSETGDVMVKQTNLDREIKDTYNLVVTASDMNGQSGGNTGGGEIQIKIQDINDNVPTLEKEMYEGSVMENTIGTEVMRIQSVDMDMIHTDNWNAVYEIVSGNEGGYFSIVTDAKTNEGIIMVNKPLDYEELKALNLGVAVSNKAGYNFGSSQTSGSVTSKSYPVKINVVNQNEGPRFQPGVKVVTISEDQKTISLNKIFTNYAAIDSDTLETATNVRYAKVRDDDNWLTIDEKTADIRLNKLPDRESTFLVNGTYYAEIICMTDDNPSKTATGTIAIQVEDFNDHCPKLTTTAHTMCLGGNAIYATAVDEDAFPNSAPFEFTVIGDQGNQKWTVEHLNDTTSILRDNANLWPGIFQVAVEVKDQQGKACDEVQMIDVSVCECEEDTQVCAPRRAKTVGLGAGGILLLLLGLLLLLLLPLLLLFCLCGGGPVSGDFKQILFDTKPQLMSFHTEGRGEDKDVPLLHVPIEVDGGAANLKSNNNYESKGYLGSLANIGGGVGGGAGYGGGIDTSNLTAEEFAMYSRYERDFAQEEADYRLGAGMGAEFSGYGGGAFDGMALSEHFLQEYYTNKSNHATQESQQKDGLLVYDYEGQESLAGSVGCCSLLENDDDLSFLNDLGYKFKTLAEICQGSTIVTQSANAEVSSSRPRPVSPVRPSTSSHTHFHTHTESVRDSDRVHINTVDTSNAATGSSTIFQEERITERAQVPTVQVQDNITIPSQTMLIQQPTMYYTAAPMYVVESQPQMMLVAGGAQQQGLVQVGGLQGSQGMVLIDRQVGVNGGMGQVQVGGLQGSQGMVLVDRQVGVNGGMGQVQVGGLQGSQGMVFVDRQVGVDGGMGQVAQGFSQGTISRKVLLVENGSTAGQQGGQFAQGFIQMGQGSTEQGLEVSGQGFEVRGQGYEVRAPSFTMGSLGSTGLNEDFSGHTQVSMATPKLQGSKKQVVQHKKVTVTERNIESNTRA is encoded by the exons ATGGCTCCGCTGCTGAGGTGCTGCGTTTTTAGCCTGCTGCTGTTCTTCTTAACG CTGGATCCTGGGGCAGCAGAAGGAAATGGACCAAGgttacaaagacagaaaagagaatgGGTCGTCGCCCCCAGAAAGCTGAAGGAAAACCACGACTACACCGGCCTGCTGAGTATCGCCAAA attCGCTCGGATCGTGAATACAACAGGACGATATATTATTCCTTATCAGGGCGTGGTGTCGACCAACCGCCTATAGGAAGATTTTCTGTCGACAGTAAAAATGGTTTTATTAAAGTCCATTCCCTTCTGGACCGAGAGGATATCGCCATCTATCAT TTAAAAGGTGTGGCCAAATTCAAAGACGGGACTTATGCTGAGAATGATATTAATGTTACCATCACTGTTGAGGATGTGAATGACTGCATTCCAGTCATTACGGTTGCGCAGGTCGGATCTGTCAATGAATCCAGTGCAGAAG GTACTGTTGTCATGAGAGTGAATGCTACTGATTGCGATGAACCAAACACAGCCCACACAAAACTCTTCTACAGCATTGACGAGGAGAGTAACAGGGATGGGATGTTCTACATCAACTCTGAAACTGGAGACGTCATGGTGAAACAGACCAATCTGGATAGGGAG ATCAAAGATACCTACAACTTGGTTGTCACAGCCTCTGACATGAATGGACAGtcaggaggaaacacaggaggCGGAGAAATTCAGATAAAAATTCAGGACATAAATGACAATGTGCCGACCTTGGAGAAAGAAATG tatGAAGGGAGCGTGATGGAGAACACCATCGGCACGGAGGTGATGAGGATTCAATCCGTTGACATGGATATGATTCACACTGACAACTGGAACGCTGTCTATGAAATCGTTTCAGGGAACGAGGGAGGCTATTTCAGTATCGTTACTGATGCCAAGACCAACGAGGGAATCATCATGGTTAACAAG CCGCTGGACTATGAGGAACTGAAGGCCCTCAACTTGGGTGTGGCCGTCTCCAACAAAGCGGGGTACAATTTTGGTAGTAGCCAAACGTCAGGATCCGTCACCTCAAAATCCTACCCTGTCAAAATCAATGTGGTCAATCAAAACGAAGGCCCCCGTTTTCAGCCAGGTGTGAAAGTGGTGACCATCTCTGAGGACCAAAAAACAATCTCCCTCAACAAAATCTTCACTAACTACGCCGCTATCGACAGTGACACACTGGAGACAGCCACCAACGTCAG ATATGCAAAAGTCCGCGATGATGATAACTGGTTGACCATTGATGAAAAGACAGCAGATATCAGGCTGAATAAACTACCTGACAGAGAGTCCACATTCTTGGTCAATGGAACATATTATGCTGAAATAATATGTATGACCGATG ATAATCCCTCCAAAACAGCCACAGGCACCATAGCCATTCAGGTGGAGGACTTCAATGACCACTGCCCAAAACTGACGACAACAGCTCACACCATGTGCCTCGGGGGGAACGCCATCTACGCCACAGCCGTGGACGAGGATGCTTTCCCCAATTCAGCGCCATTCGAGTTCACTGTGATTGGGGACCAGGGCAATCAGAAATGGACAGTGGAGCATCTTAATG ATACCACATCAATTCTCAGAGACAACGCCAACTTGTGGCCAGGCATCTTCCAAGTGGCCGTGGAGGTCAAGGACCAGCAAGGGAAAGCGTGTGATGAGGTTCAGATGATCGATGTATCCGTGTGTGAGTGCGAGGAGGACACCCAAGTGTGCGCTCCGCGCCGTGCAAAGACAGTAGGTTTAGGAGCTGGAGGGATCCTGCTTCTGCTCCtgggactgctgctgctgctgc tgttgCCGCTTCTGCTGTTGTTCTGCCTGTGTGGAGGTGGTCCAGTTAGTGGAGATTTCAAGCAGATTCTATTCGACACCAAACCGCAGCTGATGTCATTTCACACTGAGGGACGGGGAGAAGACAAG GACGTTCCTCTTCTACATGTCCCGATTGAAGTCGACGGTGGCGCCGCGAACCTCAAGAGCAACAACAACTATGAGTCAAAGGGGTACCTGGGAAGTTTGGCTAACATCGGAGGAGGAGTGGGTGGAGGAGCAGGATATGGCGGTGGCATTGATACATCCAATTTGACAGCAGAGGAATTTGCCATGTACAGCAGATACGAAAGAGATTTCGCGCAAGAGGAGGCAGACTATAGACTAGGTGCAGGGATGGGGGCTGAGTTCTCTGGATACGGAGGTGGGGCCTTTGATGGGATGGCTCTATCTGAACACTTCCTGCAAGAGTACTATACAAAT AAATCAAACCATGCCACACAAGAGTCCCAGCAGAAGGATGGACTGCTGGTCTATGACTATGAGGGTCAGGAGTCTCTGGCGGGTTCTGTAGGTTGCTGCAGTCTTCTCGAGAACGATGATGATCTCTCCTTCCTCAATGACCTTGGGTATAAATTCAAAACCCTGGCAGAGATTTGTCAAGGATCGACCATCGTGACCCAATCTGCGAATGCAGAGGTTTCCAGCTCCCGACCACGACCAGTGTCTCCAGTCAggccctccacctcctcccacacgcacttccacactcacacagaatcAGTCAGGGACAGTGACCGTGTCCATATCAACACTGTGGACACCTCCAATGCAGCAACCGGATCCTCCACGATCTTCCAGGAGGAGCGAATTACTGAGAGAGCCCAGGTTCCTACGGTGCAAGTCCAGGACAATATAACGATTCCCAGTCAGACCATGCTCATACAGCAGCCAACTATGTACTATACTGCTGCGCCCATGTATGTAGTCGAGTCCCAGCCCCAGATGATGCTTGTGGCAGGGGGAGCCCAGCAGCAGGGGCTG GTGCAGGTTGGTGGTCTCCAAGGTTCTCAGGGTATGGTCCTCATAGACAGGCAGGTAGGAGTAAATGGAGGCATGGGGCAGGTGCAGGTTGGTGGTCTCCAAGGTTCTCAGGGTATGGTCCTCGTAGACAGGCAGGTAGGAGTAAATGGAGGCATGGGGCAGGTGCAGGTTGGTGGTCTCCAAGGTTCTCAGGGTATGGTCTTCGTAGACAGGCAGGTAGGAGTAGATGGAG GCATGGGGCAGGTGGCACAAGGCTTTTCGCAGGGAACCATCTCCAGGAAGGTGTTGCTGGTGGAGAACGGGTCCACCGCTGGACAGCAAGGTGGACAATTTGCGCAGGGATTTATTCAGATGGGACAGGGTTCCACAGAGCAGGGCCTTGAGGTCAGTGGTCAGGGCTtcgaggtcagaggtcagggctATGAGGTGAGGGCTCCCAGTTTTACGATGGGTTCACTCGGTTCTACAGGATTAAATGAGGATTTCTCTGGTCACACCCAAGTTTCTATGGCCACACCCAAGTTACAAGGGAGCAAGAAACAGGTTGTGCAACATAAGAAAGTCACtgtcacagagagaaatattgaATCTAATACAAGAgcttaa
- the LOC117778128 gene encoding desmoglein-2-like isoform X5 produces MAPLLRCCVFSLLLFFLTLDPGAAEGNGPRLQRQKREWVVAPRKLKENHDYTGLLSIAKIRSDREYNRTIYYSLSGRGVDQPPIGRFSVDSKNGFIKVHSLLDREDIAIYHLKGVAKFKDGTYAENDINVTITVEDVNDCIPVITVAQVGSVNESSAEGTVVMRVNATDCDEPNTAHTKLFYSIDEESNRDGMFYINSETGDVMVKQTNLDREIKDTYNLVVTASDMNGQSGGNTGGGEIQIKIQDINDNVPTLEKEMYEGSVMENTIGTEVMRIQSVDMDMIHTDNWNAVYEIVSGNEGGYFSIVTDAKTNEGIIMVNKPLDYEELKALNLGVAVSNKAGYNFGSSQTSGSVTSKSYPVKINVVNQNEGPRFQPGVKVVTISEDQKTISLNKIFTNYAAIDSDTLETATNVRYAKVRDDDNWLTIDEKTADIRLNKLPDRESTFLVNGTYYAEIICMTDDNPSKTATGTIAIQVEDFNDHCPKLTTTAHTMCLGGNAIYATAVDEDAFPNSAPFEFTVIGDQGNQKWTVEHLNDTTSILRDNANLWPGIFQVAVEVKDQQGKACDEVQMIDVSVCECEEDTQVCAPRRAKTVGLGAGGILLLLLGLLLLLLLPLLLLFCLCGGGPVSGDFKQILFDTKPQLMSFHTEGRGEDKDVPLLHVPIEVDGGAANLKSNNNYESKGYLGSLANIGGGVGGGAGYGGGIDTSNLTAEEFAMYSRYERDFAQEEADYRLGAGMGAEFSGYGGGAFDGMALSEHFLQEYYTNKSNHATQESQQKDGLLVYDYEGQESLAGSVGCCSLLENDDDLSFLNDLGYKFKTLAEICQGSTIVTQSANAEVSSSRPRPVSPVRPSTSSHTHFHTHTESVRDSDRVHINTVDTSNAATGSSTIFQEERITERAQVPTVQVQDNITIPSQTMLIQQPTMYYTAAPMYVVESQPQMMLVAGGAQQQGLVQVGGLQGSQGMVLVDRQVGVNGGMGQVQVGGLQGSQGMVFVDRQVGVDGGMGQVAQGFSQGTISRKVLLVENGSTAGQQGGQFAQGFIQMGQGSTEQGLEVSGQGFEVRGQGYEVRAPSFTMGSLGSTGLNEDFSGHTQVSMATPKLQGSKKQVVQHKKVTVTERNIESNTRA; encoded by the exons ATGGCTCCGCTGCTGAGGTGCTGCGTTTTTAGCCTGCTGCTGTTCTTCTTAACG CTGGATCCTGGGGCAGCAGAAGGAAATGGACCAAGgttacaaagacagaaaagagaatgGGTCGTCGCCCCCAGAAAGCTGAAGGAAAACCACGACTACACCGGCCTGCTGAGTATCGCCAAA attCGCTCGGATCGTGAATACAACAGGACGATATATTATTCCTTATCAGGGCGTGGTGTCGACCAACCGCCTATAGGAAGATTTTCTGTCGACAGTAAAAATGGTTTTATTAAAGTCCATTCCCTTCTGGACCGAGAGGATATCGCCATCTATCAT TTAAAAGGTGTGGCCAAATTCAAAGACGGGACTTATGCTGAGAATGATATTAATGTTACCATCACTGTTGAGGATGTGAATGACTGCATTCCAGTCATTACGGTTGCGCAGGTCGGATCTGTCAATGAATCCAGTGCAGAAG GTACTGTTGTCATGAGAGTGAATGCTACTGATTGCGATGAACCAAACACAGCCCACACAAAACTCTTCTACAGCATTGACGAGGAGAGTAACAGGGATGGGATGTTCTACATCAACTCTGAAACTGGAGACGTCATGGTGAAACAGACCAATCTGGATAGGGAG ATCAAAGATACCTACAACTTGGTTGTCACAGCCTCTGACATGAATGGACAGtcaggaggaaacacaggaggCGGAGAAATTCAGATAAAAATTCAGGACATAAATGACAATGTGCCGACCTTGGAGAAAGAAATG tatGAAGGGAGCGTGATGGAGAACACCATCGGCACGGAGGTGATGAGGATTCAATCCGTTGACATGGATATGATTCACACTGACAACTGGAACGCTGTCTATGAAATCGTTTCAGGGAACGAGGGAGGCTATTTCAGTATCGTTACTGATGCCAAGACCAACGAGGGAATCATCATGGTTAACAAG CCGCTGGACTATGAGGAACTGAAGGCCCTCAACTTGGGTGTGGCCGTCTCCAACAAAGCGGGGTACAATTTTGGTAGTAGCCAAACGTCAGGATCCGTCACCTCAAAATCCTACCCTGTCAAAATCAATGTGGTCAATCAAAACGAAGGCCCCCGTTTTCAGCCAGGTGTGAAAGTGGTGACCATCTCTGAGGACCAAAAAACAATCTCCCTCAACAAAATCTTCACTAACTACGCCGCTATCGACAGTGACACACTGGAGACAGCCACCAACGTCAG ATATGCAAAAGTCCGCGATGATGATAACTGGTTGACCATTGATGAAAAGACAGCAGATATCAGGCTGAATAAACTACCTGACAGAGAGTCCACATTCTTGGTCAATGGAACATATTATGCTGAAATAATATGTATGACCGATG ATAATCCCTCCAAAACAGCCACAGGCACCATAGCCATTCAGGTGGAGGACTTCAATGACCACTGCCCAAAACTGACGACAACAGCTCACACCATGTGCCTCGGGGGGAACGCCATCTACGCCACAGCCGTGGACGAGGATGCTTTCCCCAATTCAGCGCCATTCGAGTTCACTGTGATTGGGGACCAGGGCAATCAGAAATGGACAGTGGAGCATCTTAATG ATACCACATCAATTCTCAGAGACAACGCCAACTTGTGGCCAGGCATCTTCCAAGTGGCCGTGGAGGTCAAGGACCAGCAAGGGAAAGCGTGTGATGAGGTTCAGATGATCGATGTATCCGTGTGTGAGTGCGAGGAGGACACCCAAGTGTGCGCTCCGCGCCGTGCAAAGACAGTAGGTTTAGGAGCTGGAGGGATCCTGCTTCTGCTCCtgggactgctgctgctgctgc tgttgCCGCTTCTGCTGTTGTTCTGCCTGTGTGGAGGTGGTCCAGTTAGTGGAGATTTCAAGCAGATTCTATTCGACACCAAACCGCAGCTGATGTCATTTCACACTGAGGGACGGGGAGAAGACAAG GACGTTCCTCTTCTACATGTCCCGATTGAAGTCGACGGTGGCGCCGCGAACCTCAAGAGCAACAACAACTATGAGTCAAAGGGGTACCTGGGAAGTTTGGCTAACATCGGAGGAGGAGTGGGTGGAGGAGCAGGATATGGCGGTGGCATTGATACATCCAATTTGACAGCAGAGGAATTTGCCATGTACAGCAGATACGAAAGAGATTTCGCGCAAGAGGAGGCAGACTATAGACTAGGTGCAGGGATGGGGGCTGAGTTCTCTGGATACGGAGGTGGGGCCTTTGATGGGATGGCTCTATCTGAACACTTCCTGCAAGAGTACTATACAAAT AAATCAAACCATGCCACACAAGAGTCCCAGCAGAAGGATGGACTGCTGGTCTATGACTATGAGGGTCAGGAGTCTCTGGCGGGTTCTGTAGGTTGCTGCAGTCTTCTCGAGAACGATGATGATCTCTCCTTCCTCAATGACCTTGGGTATAAATTCAAAACCCTGGCAGAGATTTGTCAAGGATCGACCATCGTGACCCAATCTGCGAATGCAGAGGTTTCCAGCTCCCGACCACGACCAGTGTCTCCAGTCAggccctccacctcctcccacacgcacttccacactcacacagaatcAGTCAGGGACAGTGACCGTGTCCATATCAACACTGTGGACACCTCCAATGCAGCAACCGGATCCTCCACGATCTTCCAGGAGGAGCGAATTACTGAGAGAGCCCAGGTTCCTACGGTGCAAGTCCAGGACAATATAACGATTCCCAGTCAGACCATGCTCATACAGCAGCCAACTATGTACTATACTGCTGCGCCCATGTATGTAGTCGAGTCCCAGCCCCAGATGATGCTTGTGGCAGGGGGAGCCCAGCAGCAGGGGCTG GTGCAGGTTGGTGGTCTCCAAGGTTCTCAGGGTATGGTCCTCGTAGACAGGCAGGTAGGAGTAAATGGAGGCATGGGGCAGGTGCAGGTTGGTGGTCTCCAAGGTTCTCAGGGTATGGTCTTCGTAGACAGGCAGGTAGGAGTAGATGGAG GCATGGGGCAGGTGGCACAAGGCTTTTCGCAGGGAACCATCTCCAGGAAGGTGTTGCTGGTGGAGAACGGGTCCACCGCTGGACAGCAAGGTGGACAATTTGCGCAGGGATTTATTCAGATGGGACAGGGTTCCACAGAGCAGGGCCTTGAGGTCAGTGGTCAGGGCTtcgaggtcagaggtcagggctATGAGGTGAGGGCTCCCAGTTTTACGATGGGTTCACTCGGTTCTACAGGATTAAATGAGGATTTCTCTGGTCACACCCAAGTTTCTATGGCCACACCCAAGTTACAAGGGAGCAAGAAACAGGTTGTGCAACATAAGAAAGTCACtgtcacagagagaaatattgaATCTAATACAAGAgcttaa